A part of Bacillus rossius redtenbacheri isolate Brsri chromosome 1, Brsri_v3, whole genome shotgun sequence genomic DNA contains:
- the LOC134546271 gene encoding uncharacterized protein LOC134546271, which yields MKAVYAVFFLFSVSSVIGDNDYKQALKDSFKNCTQKYHVQKPTSVSGADLNGYLQFAKSNPSVIACFYDCVFRGAGLAGDSGFDAESLKTDLEVGKSSAMACVFPGEDVAKCGEQANTVQLSDPTDPKCERTQEFVKCLTNVKCNVM from the exons ATGAAGGCCGTGTATGCTGTCTTTTTCCTCTTCTCCGTCTCCTCTGTG ATTGGAGACAACGATTACAAACAAGCACTAAAAGATTCATTTAAGAATTGTACTCAAAAATATCATGTACAGAAAC CTACTTCTGTGAGTGGAGCTGACTTGAATGGTTACCTTCAATTCGCCAAATCTAACCCTAGTGTGATTGCG TGTTTCTACGACTGCGTGTTCCGGGGGGCGGGGCTTGCGGGCGACTCGGGCTTCGACGCGGAGAGCCTGAAGACCGACCTGGAGGTGGGCAAGTCCAGCGCCATGGCGTGCGTGTTCCCGGGCGAGGACGTGGCCAAGTGCGGCGAGCAAG caaaTACTGTGCAGTTATCAGACCCCACTGATCCAAAGTGTGAGAGGACACAAGAATTCGTCAAATGCTTAAC GAACGTTAAATGCAACGTGATGTGA